One Persicobacter psychrovividus DNA window includes the following coding sequences:
- a CDS encoding SRPBCC family protein, whose amino-acid sequence MKTFFKSILIIVLVIIAFPLVTGLFIEKDYAVEKQIKINRPVAEVFDYVVHIKHLQEEWGTWVDKDPNAQHTYTGTDGTVGFTASWKSENPDVGAGTQEITNIIPNERVDIEISFTEPFESKSPVYFTTEAQDGGTLVKWGMKGHMPYPTNSLLLFMDLEQMIGKDFQEGLGNLKEVMEQ is encoded by the coding sequence ATGAAAACATTCTTCAAAAGCATTCTGATCATCGTCCTTGTCATCATCGCCTTTCCTTTGGTTACAGGCCTGTTCATTGAAAAGGATTATGCCGTAGAGAAGCAGATCAAAATCAATCGACCTGTTGCGGAGGTTTTTGATTATGTGGTTCACATCAAGCACCTGCAAGAGGAGTGGGGCACTTGGGTGGATAAAGATCCCAACGCCCAACACACTTATACAGGCACAGACGGCACCGTCGGCTTCACCGCCTCGTGGAAAAGTGAAAATCCTGATGTCGGTGCGGGCACACAGGAAATCACCAACATCATCCCGAACGAACGGGTGGATATTGAAATCAGCTTCACCGAACCTTTCGAATCCAAAAGCCCTGTTTATTTCACCACCGAAGCACAGGACGGTGGAACATTGGTCAAGTGGGGGATGAAAGGACATATGCCATACCCGACCAATTCGTTGTTATTGTTCATGGATTTGGAGCAAATGATCGGCAAGGATTTTCAGGAAGGATTGGGTAATTTGAAGGAGGTGATGGAGCAATAA